A genomic segment from Neobacillus sp. YX16 encodes:
- a CDS encoding aminoglycoside phosphotransferase family protein, with the protein MSNEAQIPAIEDIISAYQDCYGTSRKVQKAVLISSTPKIRKMILEYLVTYRNQDGELEEESLIGKVYSDQKKGIESYRFMQYLWNNGFGSDPQYTIVQPIAYIQKWRLMIMSKSPGKTLDDCIHDPNMNSKQLAFLIADWLTRMHEIPLTEIREATRTRANADVRRFYEDLTERIPKEKAKLKSIYDKFIENSEKTRTNEAVLLHGDFHTKNVFLHEKKVIAIDFDHHFAGDPAWDVAYLACQIQVSSFFKKGNFDFFQPMIKYFIEKYFDAHPAYDKQSFLDRISLYSARSLFESLHYELCVLNTGKFTIIDPFLTKCELYLQGTGYK; encoded by the coding sequence ATGTCAAACGAAGCACAAATTCCTGCCATTGAGGATATCATTTCAGCCTATCAAGATTGCTATGGAACAAGCCGAAAGGTTCAAAAGGCTGTACTTATTTCCTCCACCCCTAAAATACGGAAAATGATCCTAGAATATCTTGTAACCTACCGTAATCAAGATGGAGAGTTGGAAGAAGAATCATTAATTGGAAAAGTGTATTCTGATCAAAAAAAAGGAATTGAAAGCTATCGGTTTATGCAATATTTGTGGAACAATGGATTTGGTTCTGACCCTCAGTATACGATAGTACAACCCATCGCTTATATACAGAAATGGAGATTGATGATTATGTCTAAGTCGCCTGGCAAAACATTGGACGATTGTATACATGATCCAAATATGAATAGCAAGCAGCTAGCCTTTCTGATTGCAGACTGGTTGACACGAATGCATGAGATTCCTCTTACAGAGATCCGCGAAGCGACACGAACAAGAGCCAATGCTGACGTGAGGCGTTTTTATGAGGATCTTACAGAACGAATACCAAAAGAAAAAGCAAAGCTAAAATCTATATATGATAAATTTATTGAAAATTCAGAAAAAACCAGAACAAATGAAGCAGTGTTACTTCATGGTGACTTTCATACAAAAAATGTATTTTTGCATGAGAAAAAAGTCATTGCGATTGATTTTGATCACCATTTTGCAGGTGACCCCGCCTGGGATGTAGCATATTTGGCATGTCAAATTCAGGTAAGCAGCTTTTTCAAGAAAGGGAATTTTGATTTTTTTCAACCAATGATTAAGTATTTCATTGAAAAGTATTTTGATGCTCATCCTGCCTACGACAAACAGTCATTTCTTGATCGAATCTCTTTATACAGCGCTCGTTCCCTTTTTGAAAGCCTGCACTATGAATTATGTGTCCTAAATACAGGAAAATTTACCATTATAGATCCTTTTCTTACCAAGTGCGAGCTGTATTTGCAAGGAACGGGTTATAAATGA
- a CDS encoding glycosyltransferase family 4 protein gives MKVAMISWEYPPQFSGGLGIHCQAIVRELTSIGVSVDFYLPAFKKLEFETPDGMTIQHVQMSKPFSNYSYLGSVIWDSVMDFRNRLDEVFNPEGIDLIHAHDWMGVYAATGIAQKYKIPLIWTVHSTEFDRAAGKSYNPMIFTIEQEALGTVNHTISVSQRTKQILIDRYSADPEKITAIYNGIDVSSFDQLATRDYQKTDGHILFLGRLTGQKAPDDFLQAAQLVLTERNDVRFLLAGEGDLLHKLRLKARRLKIDDRVEFAGRVLGEKLQECYKNAIMFVLPARSEPFGITVLEAMAAGIPVIISTTTGVGEIIKNVQVIEPNQPKELAKAIIHLLDTPELRQALGQKGAVEARSFSWSHAAENTRQLYLKLLNTT, from the coding sequence ATGAAAGTAGCAATGATTAGCTGGGAATATCCACCGCAATTTTCCGGGGGGTTGGGCATCCACTGTCAAGCCATTGTTCGAGAATTGACAAGCATCGGGGTTAGTGTTGATTTTTACCTCCCTGCGTTTAAGAAGCTAGAATTTGAAACTCCAGATGGCATGACAATTCAGCATGTACAGATGAGCAAGCCTTTTTCGAATTATTCATATTTAGGTAGTGTCATTTGGGATTCTGTGATGGATTTCCGTAATCGTCTGGATGAAGTATTTAATCCGGAAGGTATCGATCTCATTCATGCGCACGATTGGATGGGTGTATATGCAGCAACAGGAATCGCGCAAAAATACAAGATCCCCCTCATCTGGACTGTTCATTCGACAGAATTTGATCGAGCAGCTGGCAAGTCATATAATCCAATGATTTTTACCATTGAACAAGAAGCATTGGGTACAGTGAATCATACAATTTCGGTCTCTCAAAGGACAAAACAAATTCTGATTGACCGCTACAGTGCCGATCCGGAAAAAATAACCGCCATCTACAATGGCATTGACGTCTCTTCTTTTGATCAGCTGGCGACCCGTGATTATCAAAAAACAGACGGACATATCTTATTTCTTGGCAGATTGACCGGTCAGAAAGCTCCGGATGATTTTTTGCAGGCAGCTCAACTTGTTCTTACAGAACGTAATGATGTCCGCTTTTTGCTTGCAGGGGAGGGTGACTTGCTCCATAAGTTACGTCTCAAAGCACGCCGCTTGAAAATTGATGATCGCGTTGAGTTCGCAGGCAGAGTCTTAGGGGAGAAATTGCAAGAATGTTACAAAAATGCCATTATGTTCGTTCTTCCAGCGAGATCTGAACCATTTGGAATAACCGTATTGGAAGCGATGGCCGCAGGGATCCCGGTAATCATCTCAACTACAACCGGAGTTGGGGAAATTATTAAGAATGTACAGGTCATTGAGCCGAATCAGCCGAAGGAACTGGCAAAAGCGATTATTCATCTGTTAGACACCCCAGAGCTAAGACAAGCCTTAGGGCAAAAAGGTGCGGTAGAGGCACGGTCATTTTCTTGGAGCCATGCAGCTGAGAATACTCGCCAATTATATTTAAAGCTTTTAAACACTACGTAA
- the coaW gene encoding type II pantothenate kinase: MQQITAGIDAGGSLIKIVYQENGRMHFKKFSINKLDSAISWLKMVAPSLKVSITGGKAFGIQNCYFQDSALIPEFQATCEGARFLLAKENKSIEETYLVVNIGTGTSWHLVSGEKAERILGSGMGGGTFTGLGSLLTKVQDYQLLTVLAEEGNKGNVDMLVKDIYEAADSPIHGDLTAANFAKGKKLNHKEADRLAALSNMIAENIVLLTSQAATINRVKSVVIIGTAIIGNQSLKHGLEYYLNMLGLTTVFLEKGEYCGAIGAYLSV, from the coding sequence ATGCAACAGATTACTGCAGGAATTGATGCTGGTGGATCTTTAATCAAAATCGTTTATCAGGAAAATGGGAGAATGCATTTTAAGAAATTTTCAATAAACAAGCTGGATTCCGCCATTTCGTGGTTGAAAATGGTAGCTCCCTCTTTAAAAGTTTCCATTACAGGCGGTAAAGCTTTTGGTATACAAAATTGTTATTTTCAAGACAGCGCGTTAATCCCTGAATTTCAAGCTACATGTGAGGGTGCACGTTTTTTACTAGCAAAAGAAAATAAGAGTATAGAAGAAACCTACTTGGTTGTAAATATCGGTACGGGAACATCGTGGCATCTGGTAAGCGGGGAAAAAGCGGAGCGAATTCTTGGCAGTGGAATGGGTGGAGGTACATTTACGGGGCTAGGTTCTTTACTAACAAAAGTACAGGATTATCAACTGCTTACTGTTCTCGCTGAAGAAGGAAATAAAGGAAACGTGGACATGCTTGTTAAGGATATTTATGAAGCAGCAGACAGTCCCATTCATGGTGATTTAACAGCTGCGAACTTTGCTAAGGGTAAAAAACTGAACCACAAGGAAGCGGACAGACTGGCCGCACTTTCCAATATGATCGCTGAAAACATTGTATTGTTAACCTCGCAGGCAGCAACTATTAATCGAGTAAAAAGTGTGGTCATCATCGGAACTGCAATTATTGGGAATCAATCATTAAAACATGGACTAGAATACTATTTGAATATGTTAGGTTTAACTACGGTATTTTTGGAAAAGGGTGAATATTGCGGGGCGATTGGAGCATATTTAAGTGTCTAA
- the selB gene encoding selenocysteine-specific translation elongation factor has protein sequence MAGHIDHGKTSLTKALTNVDTDRLKEEKERQISIELGFAPLYEDQDIQISVIDVPGHERFIRQMIAGVAGIDLVVLVVAADEGVMPQTREHLDILRFLGVKNGLVAISKIDRVDEEFIELVKDDILEELTGSVFEDAPFVLVDSLSKKGVEELKELIIKTLKEQEMRDAKGAFRLPIDQVFTVKGQGTVVRGTVYEGNVEEGQTLKIMPQGLEVKARQIQVHHKEAQKAYAGQRTAINLSGVSKEDLERGNVLVSSEHFIVTKTVDVAIRVVEDLEHMVKQRMPIKLHIGTTEVMGRIVFFDRNEIKEENDEILCQLRLEEEILTKRGDRFILRRPSPQETIGGGWVIDPRGNKYRFGNQTIEELEKKKEGSPKERITAAIYEAKSLSLNELIKRTALEEETLNEFLDDDEFVSYNGKEFTLKILINSIEEDIYDRLQEFHQLYSMKLGLNKAELLQFMQKRFPKPLIDFVVENGIANEVFKRKEQFVSLANFVPHVPKSWQKRAENMLGELKKDELKVRYYKDYFSDSGIPEHLEADLRRYLEEQELVVHLDEQFVYHGDVFKEAVEKLRSGTGQEFEVGDAKGILELSRKYMIPFLERLDSKGHTKRVENKRVWQK, from the coding sequence ATGGCTGGACATATCGATCATGGTAAAACTTCCTTGACGAAAGCCCTGACCAATGTCGATACTGATAGATTAAAGGAAGAAAAAGAACGACAAATTTCGATTGAACTTGGATTTGCTCCATTATATGAGGATCAGGATATTCAAATTTCGGTTATTGACGTGCCGGGACATGAGCGCTTTATTCGGCAAATGATTGCCGGGGTTGCAGGAATTGACCTTGTGGTACTAGTTGTTGCAGCTGATGAAGGAGTCATGCCGCAAACTAGAGAGCATCTGGATATTCTAAGGTTCTTAGGAGTAAAAAACGGGCTGGTTGCGATTTCTAAAATTGACAGGGTTGATGAAGAATTTATTGAGCTTGTAAAGGATGATATTTTAGAAGAATTAACAGGGAGTGTCTTTGAGGATGCCCCGTTTGTATTAGTGGACAGCCTTTCGAAAAAGGGCGTAGAAGAGTTAAAAGAGTTAATCATCAAAACGTTAAAAGAGCAGGAAATGAGAGATGCAAAAGGGGCGTTTCGTCTGCCGATTGACCAGGTATTTACGGTAAAAGGTCAAGGGACGGTGGTTCGTGGAACGGTTTATGAAGGAAACGTGGAAGAAGGTCAAACACTGAAGATAATGCCGCAGGGACTCGAAGTGAAAGCAAGGCAAATTCAGGTTCATCATAAGGAAGCGCAAAAAGCATATGCTGGCCAGCGTACAGCCATTAATCTTTCGGGCGTTTCGAAAGAGGATTTAGAACGCGGTAATGTTTTAGTATCATCTGAACACTTTATTGTTACGAAAACAGTGGATGTAGCAATACGGGTAGTTGAAGATCTCGAACATATGGTGAAACAGCGGATGCCGATTAAGCTTCATATTGGAACCACAGAGGTAATGGGACGGATTGTTTTTTTTGACAGAAACGAGATTAAAGAAGAAAACGATGAAATACTATGTCAGCTTCGTTTAGAGGAAGAAATCCTCACTAAGCGGGGTGATCGCTTTATTTTACGGCGTCCAAGTCCGCAAGAGACGATTGGCGGCGGCTGGGTAATCGATCCTAGAGGGAATAAATATCGGTTTGGAAATCAAACGATTGAAGAACTTGAAAAGAAAAAAGAAGGTTCGCCAAAGGAACGGATAACGGCTGCCATTTATGAAGCAAAAAGCCTATCTCTTAATGAGTTAATAAAAAGGACTGCACTTGAAGAGGAAACCTTAAATGAGTTTTTAGATGATGATGAATTTGTCTCATACAATGGTAAAGAATTTACACTCAAAATATTAATTAATTCGATTGAAGAAGACATTTATGATCGTTTACAGGAATTCCATCAATTGTATTCCATGAAACTTGGCCTTAATAAGGCTGAACTTTTGCAGTTCATGCAAAAAAGATTTCCGAAACCGCTAATTGACTTTGTGGTGGAAAACGGGATTGCAAATGAAGTCTTTAAGCGAAAAGAACAGTTTGTTTCATTGGCAAACTTTGTTCCACATGTACCGAAAAGCTGGCAAAAACGGGCTGAGAACATGCTAGGTGAATTAAAGAAGGATGAGCTAAAGGTTCGTTATTATAAAGACTATTTTTCTGATTCTGGTATTCCAGAGCATTTAGAGGCTGATTTAAGACGTTATCTTGAAGAGCAGGAGTTAGTCGTCCATTTAGATGAGCAATTTGTTTATCACGGTGATGTCTTTAAAGAGGCCGTTGAAAAACTGCGAAGTGGTACCGGACAAGAGTTTGAGGTAGGGGATGCCAAGGGAATCCTTGAACTTTCGCGTAAATATATGATTCCATTTTTAGAAAGATTAGATTCTAAAGGTCATACAAAACGAGTGGAAAATAAACGGGTTTGGCAAAAATAA
- a CDS encoding TerD family protein, which translates to MGVTLSKGQKVDLTKSHPGLQNVVVGLGWDIAHNGSNFDLDASTFLLGQTGKVQSDQDFIFYNNPSGGNGSINYSGDNRNGAGERDDEQIRIDLQRVPSHIHRIAFTITIHDAQMKQQNFGQISNSYVRIFNEQTNEELLRFNLGRDFTVETAIVAAELYRHNGEWKFNAIASGFQGGLAALCRNFGVSVDDSPAPAPAPTPPVQQNLFNNNQNQFNNQNTFNQNQYGPTHYQQNQQQRIHLQPESSNSQPAFGYPTQTSSPNNHRTYGDDIHCPRCNSSNVRTGQKGFGLGKAAIGGLILGPVGLLGGFIGKNQLKFTCNSCGNNWSPNQTDITEWANQSKRKAQELFNRYKSQDVLEAVVAACALVSMADGYLDATERQKMIEFVNSSEELRVFDSNKVIQRFNYFVSRIEADRMIGRAEAFRALGKIRSKPEIARLVARYCIAIGYADGNFDHNEMQMVSDICRELGLNPGEFLS; encoded by the coding sequence TTGGGAGTTACGCTTAGTAAAGGACAAAAAGTTGATTTAACAAAGTCACATCCTGGTCTGCAAAACGTTGTGGTTGGTTTAGGATGGGATATTGCACATAATGGTTCTAACTTTGACTTGGATGCCTCAACCTTTTTATTAGGGCAAACTGGTAAGGTTCAAAGTGATCAGGATTTTATTTTTTATAATAATCCATCTGGCGGCAATGGCTCCATTAATTACAGCGGGGATAACCGAAATGGCGCTGGAGAACGGGATGACGAACAAATCAGGATTGATTTACAAAGAGTTCCGAGCCATATCCATCGAATTGCTTTTACGATTACGATTCATGACGCTCAAATGAAGCAGCAAAATTTTGGACAAATCTCTAATTCATATGTTCGTATCTTTAATGAACAAACCAATGAGGAACTACTTCGTTTTAATCTTGGCAGAGATTTTACTGTTGAAACTGCGATTGTTGCTGCTGAACTATACCGCCATAACGGAGAATGGAAGTTTAATGCAATTGCCAGCGGTTTTCAAGGGGGACTGGCTGCTTTATGCCGCAATTTTGGGGTATCAGTAGATGATTCACCGGCACCGGCACCGGCACCAACACCACCTGTGCAGCAAAATCTTTTTAATAACAATCAAAACCAATTTAATAACCAAAATACATTTAATCAAAATCAATATGGTCCTACCCATTATCAGCAAAACCAACAACAGCGAATTCATTTACAGCCGGAATCTTCCAATTCGCAGCCAGCTTTTGGATATCCAACCCAAACCTCTTCGCCGAACAACCATCGTACATATGGAGATGATATTCATTGTCCGCGCTGTAATTCATCAAATGTTCGAACAGGGCAAAAGGGATTTGGATTGGGGAAAGCAGCTATTGGCGGGTTAATTCTAGGGCCTGTAGGTTTACTTGGCGGTTTTATTGGTAAAAACCAATTAAAGTTTACTTGTAACAGCTGTGGTAACAATTGGTCTCCAAATCAAACGGACATTACAGAATGGGCAAATCAGTCAAAAAGAAAAGCTCAGGAATTGTTTAACCGATACAAAAGCCAGGATGTTTTAGAGGCAGTAGTAGCAGCATGTGCACTGGTTTCCATGGCAGACGGATATTTGGATGCCACTGAACGTCAGAAAATGATTGAATTTGTTAATTCCAGCGAAGAGTTACGCGTCTTTGACAGCAATAAGGTCATTCAAAGATTTAATTATTTTGTTTCGCGGATTGAAGCCGACCGGATGATTGGACGGGCTGAAGCCTTCCGTGCACTTGGAAAAATTAGATCAAAACCAGAAATTGCCCGTTTAGTTGCTCGCTATTGTATTGCTATTGGGTATGCAGACGGTAATTTTGACCACAATGAAATGCAAATGGTCAGCGATATTTGCCGCGAGTTAGGATTAAATCCTGGCGAATTTCTTTCATAG